A genomic stretch from Aedes albopictus strain Foshan chromosome 2, AalbF5, whole genome shotgun sequence includes:
- the LOC134286778 gene encoding uncharacterized protein LOC134286778 produces the protein MAYRRICSLERRLKKDSVLYERVRQQLRDYEVKQYARKATHKELTTTSPDRCWYLPLGIVVNPKKPNKLRIIWDAAATVNGVSLNSVLLKGPDFLASLPAVIGNFRLCRYALTGDIKEMFHRFFIRPEDRQFRRFLFREQPEQEPITYVMDVAVFGAACSPSSTQYIKNLNAKDFEAVYPRAAEAIVHRHYVDDYLDSFGTVEEAVKIGRQVKSIHAEGGFELRNFLSNDPTIAARVGDTAQEAEKSICVEKDERIESVLGMKWIPGSDAFTFTVSLRDNLRHVLDELHVPTKREVLRTVMSFFDPIGLISYFLIHGRILMQDIWATGIDWDDVISEKVWTQWKKWIELIPQLGTLRIPRCYITAATESSYSKLQVHVFVDASQSAYACVAYFRVETPNGPEISLVAAKSKVAPLKMLTIPRLELQAAVLGSRLLNSVIAMHALQVAKRVLWSDSNTVLAWIRSDQRRYHQFVGFRIGEILSTTEVNEWRKVPTGQNVADDATKWGSGPNISSNSRWFNGPEFLRQPEVFWPGGNEQVEPTEEELIVCNNVHDIELPSIVDIARFSKWEKLHRTTAYVHRFVQNLQRSRRNEERSLGSLTRDELVLAEQWLWKLAQTHTFSEEIQLLEKTRGKPEGIHKALQKSSALYKMWPFLDEAGVLRKRGRLGNAEWMSYQTKFPVILPRQHHITFLLVDYYHRRFRHCNRETIVNEMRQLYEIPRLRSVVFNVAVECMTCKIRRVTPRPPPMAPLPKVRVTPYVRPFTFVGVDYFGPVMVKVGRSIVKRWIGLFTCLTIRAVHLEVVHSLSKESCVMAVRRFISRRGAPAEIFSDNGTNFVGASNQLKQEIEQLDQHLASTFTNTTTRWSFNPPGAPHMGGAWERMVRSVKVAIGDLLNAQRRPDDEVLETVMVEAEAMINSRPLTYIPLESADEESLTPNHFILGSSSGVKQMPVMPTDYQATLRSGWKLAQHLSDILWRRWIMEYLPVISRRSKWFDEVKEVEVGDLVLVVDGAMRNQWIRGRVDKVVAGQDGKVRQVWVRTGSGVLRRPVVKVAVLDVVDGGKPEVSHNGLRVGECDDEYPSASYHQELQ, from the coding sequence GCCGGTACGCCTTGACCGGAGATATCAAGGAAATGTTTCACCGATTCTTTATCCGACCTGAAGATCGACAGTTCCGAAGGTTCCTGTTCAGGGAACAGCCAGAGCAGGAGCCGATTACCTACGTAATGGATGTAGCCGTCTTTGGGGCTGCCTGTTCACCTAGCAGTACCCAGTATATAAAGAACCTCAACGCCAAGGATTTTGAAGCAGTGTATCCCCGAGCAGCTGAAGCCATCGTTCACCGTCATTACGTGGACGATTACCTCGACAGTTTCGGAACCGTTGAGGAAGCGGTGAAGATTGGACGTCAGGTGAAAAGTATACACGCCGAAGGTGGGTTCGAGCTCCGGAACTTCTTGTCCAACGACCCAACGATAGCAGCAAGGGTGGGCGATACAGCACAAGAAGCAGAAAAGAGTATCTGTGTGGAAAAGGATGAACGAATCGAATCCGTACTAGGCATGAAATGGATCCCTGGTAGCGACGCGTTCACATTCACTGTTTCCCTCCGAGATAACCTCCGACATGTTCTCGATGAGTTACATGTTCCAACAAAACGTGAAGTCCTACGAACGGTTATGAGCTTTTTCGACCCGATCGGACTGATTTCGTATTTCCTGATACACGGACGGATCCTGATGCAGGACATTTGGGCGACCGGTATAGACTGGGATGACGTTATATCCGAGAAAGTTTGGACGCAATGGAAGAAGTGGATTGAGCTCATTCCGCAACTGGGAACTCTTCGTATTCCACGTTGCTACATTACTGCAGCGACAGAAAGCAGCTACTCCAAGTTGCAGGTCCACGTTTTCGTGGATGCAAGTCAGTCGGCTTACGCGTGTGTGGCGTATTTTCGGGTGGAAACACCTAACGGTCCAGAGATTAGTCTCGTAGCAGCCAAATCAAAAGTAGCGCCATTGAAGATGCTGACAATTCCTCGCCTCGAACTGCAAGCCGCCGTCTTAGGATCCCGTCTACTTAATAGCGTCATTGCCATGCATGCTCTTCAAGTGGCGAAGCGTGTGCTATGGTCAGATTCGAATACGGTCCTGGCCTGGATTCGGTCTGATCAGCGGCGATACCATCAATTTGTTGGATTCAGGATCGGTGAAATTTTATCTACGACCGAGGTCAACGAATGGCGAAAAGTCCCAACTGGACAGAATGTAGCTGATGATGCAACGAAGTGGGGATCGGGTCCAAACATCAGCTCCAACAGCCGATGGTTCAATGGTCCTGAATTTCTTCGCCAACCTGAAGTTTTCTGGCCAGGTGGAAACGAACAGGTCGAACCCACGGAGGAAGAGTTAATAGTGTGTAACAACGTTCACGACATCGAGTTACCGTCAATTGTGGACATAGCAAGGTTCAGCAAATGGGAGAAATTACACCGCACTACAGCGTACGTACATCGGTTTGTTCAGAATCTTCAACGATCTCGGCGTAATGAAGAGCGTTCGCTAGGAAGCTTGACGCGGGATGAATTGGTGTTGGCGGAGCAGTGGTTGTGGAAATTAGCGCAAACGCATACTTTTTCAGAGGAAATCCAGCTGCTGGAGAAAACGAGAGGAAAGCCAGAGGGTATCCACAAAGCTCTACAGAAGTCAAGCGCACTATACAAGATGTGGCCGTTTCTGGACGAAGCGGGCGTATTGCGGAAGCGAGGTCGACTAGGGAATGCCGAGTGGATGTCATACCAAACCAagtttccagtgattcttccgcGACAACATCACATCACTTTTCTTCTGGTAGACTACTATCACCGTAGATTCCGTCACTGCAATCGAGAGACAATTGTTAACGAGATGCGACAACTATACGAGATCCCAAGGCTCCGTTCCGTAGTGTTCAACGTGGCGGTGGAATGCATGACGTGCAAGATTCGCCGTGTTACTCCTAGACCACCACCCATGGCACCATTGCCGAAGGTTCGAGTGACCCCATATGTTCGACCTTTTACTTTTGTCGGCGTAGACTATTTTGGCCCTGTTATGGTAAAGGTGGGACGCAGCATCGTTAAGAGGTGGATAGGCCTTTTCACCTGCCTAACAATTCGGGCAGTACACCTCGAAGTTGTTCACAGTCTTTCAAAAGAGTCATGCGTTATGGCAGTCAGAAGATTCATTTCGAGACGGGGAGCTCCAGCAGAAATCTTCAGTGATAATGGCACAAATTTTGTCGGTGCAAGCAATCAGCTGAAGCAGGAAATCGAGCAATTAGACCAACATCTGGCGTCTACCTTCACCAACACCACAACCCGGTGGTCTTTCAATCCTCCCGGAGCTCCTCACATGGGTGGAGCATGGGAGCGGATGGTCCGGTCTGTGAAGGTAGCAATCGGAGATTTACTAAATGCGCAGCGACGACCGGATGATGAGGTTTTGGAGACGGTCATGGTCGAAGCAGAAGCCATGATAAACTCGCGTCCGCTAACGTACATACCATTAGAGTCGGCGGATGAGGAGTCCCTTACTCCAAACCACTTTATTCTGGGTAGTTCGAGTGGAGTGAAACAGATGCCAGTCATGCCAACAGATTACCAAGCGACACTGAGAAGTGGATGGAAACTCGCACAACACTTGTCGGACATTTTGTGGAGAAGATGGATAATGGAATACTTGCCGGTAATATCCAGACGGTCGAAGTGGTTCGATGAAGTGAAGGAGGTGGAAGTAGGAGATCTGGTGTTGGTCGTGGACGGTGCAATGCGGAACCAGTGGATAAGAGGAAGAGTGGACAAGGTCGTAGCAGGACAGGATGGTAAGGTTCGACAAGTCTGGGTACGAACAGGAAGCGGCGTGTTGAGGAGACCAGTGGTAAAAGTAGCTGTACTCGACGTCGTAGACGGTGGAAAACCGGAAGTTAGCCACAATGGTTTACGGGTGGGGGAATGTGACGACGAGTACCCCTCGGCGAGCTACCACCAGGAATTACAATAG